One Salvelinus fontinalis isolate EN_2023a chromosome 11, ASM2944872v1, whole genome shotgun sequence DNA window includes the following coding sequences:
- the LOC129864751 gene encoding uncharacterized protein LOC129864751, with the protein MLVAVLVARGIVPQVKAPTPPSTPTPNPPLNSPLTSPVTPPVPPPITSPLTSPVTPPIPPPNPPLNSPPTSPVTPPVPPPITSPLTSPVTPPVPPPNPPLNSPLTSPVTPPVPPPNSPLNSPPTSPVTPPVPSPNPPVNSPPTSPVTPPVPPPNPPVTSPPTSSVTPPVPPPNPPVNSPPTSPVTPPVPPPNPPVNSPLTSPVTPPVPPPNPPLNSHPPAAPTPPALRHLTPPAAPTPPVAPPITVKRLLLR; encoded by the exons ATGCTGGTTGCTGTACTGGTTGCCAGGGGCATCGTCCCCCAGGTCAAAG CCCCAACCCCACCCTCAACCCCAACCCCTAACCCACCTCTCAactcacccctcacctcacctGTGACACCCCCTGTCCCACCACCCATCAcatcacccctcacctcacctGTGACCCCTCCTATCCCACCCCCTAACCCACCTCTCAACTCACCCCCTACCTCACCTGTGACCCCTCCTGTCCCACCACCCATCAcatcacccctcacctcacctGTGACCCCTCCTGTCCCACCCCCTAACCCACCTCTCAactcacccctcacctcacctGTGACCCCTCCTGTCCCaccccctaactcacctctcAACTCACCCCCCACCTCACCTGTGACCCCTCCTGTCCCATCCCCTAACCCACCAGTCAATTCACCCCCAACCTCACCTGTGACCCCTCCTGTCCCACCCCCTAATCCACCTGTCACATCACCCCCTACCTCATCTGTGACCCCTCCTGTCCCACCCCCTAATCCACCTGTCAACTCACCCCCCACCTCACCTGTGACCCCTCCTGTCCCACCCCCTAACCCACCTGTCAactcacccctcacctcacctGTGACCCCTCCTGTCCCACCCCCTAACCCACCTCTCAACTCACACCCACCGGCAGCCCCCACCCCACCTGCTTTGAGACACCTAACCCCACCAGCAGCCCCCACCCCTCCTGTCGCTCCACCCATCACTGTCAAGCGACTCCTCCTCAGGTAA